A region from the Medicago truncatula cultivar Jemalong A17 chromosome 6, MtrunA17r5.0-ANR, whole genome shotgun sequence genome encodes:
- the LOC11413023 gene encoding T-complex protein 1 subunit theta, with translation MAYGMQSMLKEGHKHLSGLDEAVLKNIDACKQLSTITRTSLGPNGMNKMVINHLDKLFVTNDAATIVNELEVQHPAAKILVLASKAQQEEIGDGANLTISFAGELLQGAEELIRMGLHPSEIIIGYTKAINKTVEILDELVEEGSENMDVRDKEQVISRMRAAVASKQFGQEDTLCSLIADACIQVCPKNPANFNVDNVRVAKLLGGGLHNSAVVPGMVLRTDAVGSIKHIEKAKVAVFAGGVDTSATETKGTVLIHSAEQLENYSKTEEAKVEELIKAVADSGAKVIVSGGAVGEMALHFCERYKLMVLKISSKFELRRFCRTTGSVAMLKLCQPNPDDLGFADSVSVEEIGGARVTIVKNEVDGNSVATVVLRGSTDSILDDLERAVDDGVNTYKAMCRDSRIVPGAAATEIELAKRVKDFSFKETGLDQYAIAKFAESFEMIPRTLAENAGLNAMEIISSLYAEHANGNTKVGIDLEPGVCKDVSTMRVWDLHVTKLFALKYATDAACTVLRVDQIIMSKPAGGPRRDQPAPGMDED, from the exons GAATGAATAAGATGGTTATAAATCATTTGGACAAGCTTTTTGTCACGAATGATGCAGCGACAATTGTGAATGAACTTGAAGTTCAGCATCCTGCTGCCAAGATTTTGGTTTTGGCTAGTAAGGCTCAACAAGAGGAAATTGGGGATGGGGCAAATTTAACTATTTCATTTGCTGGGGAGCTTTTGCAAGGCGCCGAGGAACTTATTAGGATGGGTTTGCACCCGAGTGAGATCATCATTGGATATACTAAAGCAATCAATAAG ACAGTTGAAATATTAGATGAACTTGTGGAGGAAGGCTCAGAGAATATGGATGTGCGTGATAAGGAGCAAGTTATTTCTCGAATGAGAGCAGCAGTTGCTAGCAAGCAATTTGGTCAAGAGGATACCCTATGCTCTCTTATTGCTGAT GCGTGCATCCAAGTGTGCCCAAAAAACCCTGCAAACTTTAATGTGGACAATGTCCGTGTGGCAAAGCTTTTAGGAGGGGGTTTACATAACAGTGCAGTTGTTCCGGGAATGGTTTTGAGAACTGATGCTGTTGGGAGCATAAAGCATATTGAAAAAGCAAAG GTTGCTGTGTTTGCTGGAGGTGTTGATACCTCTGCAACTGAAACTAAAGGAACTGTTCTCATACATTCAGCCGAGCAG CTAGAAAACTATTCAAAAACTGAAGAGGCCAAAGTAGAGGAGCTCATCAAGGCAGTTGCGGATTCTGGTGCGAAAGTAATTGTTAGTGGTGGAGCCGTAGGAGAGATGGCTTTGCATTTTTGTGAACGTTACAA GCTTATGGTTCTGAAAATCAGTTCAAAGTTTGAACTACGTAGATTTTGCCGAACAACTGGTTCTGTCGCAATG CTGAAACTTTGCCAACCAAACCCAGATGATCTTGGATTTGCGGATTCTGTTTCAGTCGAGGAAATTGGTGGTGCCAGG GTGACCATTGTGAAAAATGAAGTTGATGGAAATTCTGTTGCCACTGTGGTTTTACGAGGAAGTACTGATAGTATCCTAGATGATCTTGAAAGGGCAGTTGATGATGGAGTGAACACTTACAAG GCCATGTGCAGGGATAGCCGCATTGTACCTGGAGCTGCTGCAACTGAAATTGAATTAGCTAAAAGGGTGAAAGACTTTTCCTTCAAAGAAACAGG ATTGGATCAGTATGCTATAGCGAAATTTGCTGAAAGCTTTGAGATGATTCCAAGAACTTTGGCTGAGAATGCCGGACTAAATGCAATGGAGATCATATCTTCTCTTTATGCAGAACATGCTAATGGAAATACCAAAGTCGGCATTGATTTGGAACCGGGTGTTTGTAAGGATGTCTCAACCATGAGGGTTTGGGATCTACATGTGACTAA GTTATTTGCTCTTAAATATGCTACTGATGCTGCATGCACCGTACTACGAGTCGATCAG ATTATTATGTCAAAACCTGCTGGTGGCCCAAGGAGAGACCAACCTGCTCCTGGCATGGATGAAGACTAA
- the LOC11412540 gene encoding protein NDH-DEPENDENT CYCLIC ELECTRON FLOW 5, whose product MASTSLFCSNIFIPKTTKNTPPSQLCLPFPSYIQQNQYKREFHLPKVASVPYQPINYDYLEQEFNGHGVTFEEVGGSCMAKMELKNGSIATMLLPSGLITSYKAPMWHGGKVELLNTAVSEGEFGDAVIQGGVSLNFNLQTHDDNDDEVSWSPSNWVLHNIKGNSEESIQVVLINKGPYDKIGLKYIVTLEEDGLGSELEISNSNSLPLQMTGSILSHLTVSTPEATYAIGLERSNYYSRPPIESEFILSPPDSIEEKGFGKIWKSSVKQFLPSWGTDSQNNEAEDSEDMSGEEMDTYKQLKERISLVYTNAPRSFTLIDRGRRNSVLVGRNGFDETYLFSPGSSGIESYSKYAYICVGQAAVLQPIVLSPQDVWKGGAYLHNPNI is encoded by the exons ATGGCTTCAACTTCACTTTTTTGCTCCAATATCTTCATTCCAAAAACTACTAAAAACACACCACCATCACAACTTTGTTTACCATTTCCTAGCTATATTCAACAAAACCAATACAAGAGAGAGTTTCATCTCCCAAAAGTAGCTTCAGTACCTTACCAACCAATCAACTATGACTACTTAGAACAAGAATTCAATGGACATGGAGTCACATTTGAAGAAGTTGGTGGAAGTTGTATGGCCAAAATGGAATTGAAAAATGGAAGCATTGCTACCATGTTGCTACCAAGTGGATTGATTACTTCCTATAAGGCACCTATGTGGCATGGTGGAAAAGTTGAGTTGCTTAATACTGCAGTTTCAGAAGGAGAATTTGGTGATGCTGTTATTCAAGGAGGTGTTTCTTTAAACTTCAATCTTCAAACtcatgatgataatgatgatgaagtTTCTTGGTCTCCTTCTAATTGGGTTTTGCATAACATTAAAGGCAATTCTGAGGAATCTATTCAG GTAGTATTAATAAACAAAGGACCGTATGATAAGATTGGATTAAAATACATTGTGACATTGGAAGAAGATGGATTAGGATCAGAGCTTGAAATCTCAAACTCAAACTCTTTGCCTCTTCAAATGACAGGTTCCATCTTGAGTCATTTGACAGTAAGCACACCAGAAGCAACTTATGCAATAGGATTAGAGAGATCAAATTACTATAGCCGACCGCCTATTGAATCGGAGTTTATTTTGAGTCCTCCGGATTCGATCGAAGAGAAAGGATTCGGAAAAATATGGAAATCATCTGTTAAGCAATTTTTGCCAAGTTGGGGAACAGATAGTCAGAACAATGAAGCAGAAGATAGTGAAGATATGAGTGGTGAGGAAATGGATACCTACAAGCAGCTAAAAGAGAGAATAAGTCTTGTATACACGAATGCGCCTCGAAGTTTTACACTCATTGACAGG gGTAGAAGAAACTCAGTATTAGTTGGAAGAAATGGATTTGATGAAACATACCTGTTCAGTCCAGGCTCATCAGGAATTGAAAGTTACAGCAAGTATGCTTACATATGTGTTGGTCAAGCAGCTGTCCTCCAACCAATAGTATTAAGTCCACAAGATGTATGGAAAGGAGGAGCCTATCTACACAATCCAAATATATAA
- the LOC25495866 gene encoding protein SINE1 translates to MGRNLSPVLRRELENLDKDADSRKSAMRALKSYVKDLDFRAIPMFLAQVSETKETGTVSGEFTISLYEVLARVHGVKIVPMIESIMQSIIQTLASSAGSFPLQQACSRVVPAVARYGIDPTMPEDKKKHIIHSICKPLSDSLTSSLDSLSCGAALCLKALVDSDNWRFASDEMVNRVCQNVAVALEGKSTQTNLHMGLVMSLAKHNSLIVEAYARLLIQSGLRMLNVSGESMDGNSQKRFAAIQMVNYLMKCLDPRSIFSEVEQVIEEMEQCQSDKMAFIKGAALEALQTAKKVANDKKLRGMKSPASVTGSNFSRRDFMDGDSSSGDGDRTPTSDSPESRTLEYFPGYGSLAESPISTCQSIHNLNYSRRSVNRKLWSLENGGVDVSLKDGLFSSAEERNGMDHTFLNGGDLTEEFAFIPRSPRHGISRSTNTSPLRSHPRVNVDSIQIFDTPKRLIRSLQDPTDESSDCSEKPVRRYKSLSSGNIDWSPSAYSKYDQSGLANHDKYDGKEYGSSCGDGQYQGESESVSSTDELPADADNQRLSEEVRESRKDPQIVRMEKPIQTTKRRFVCGLSFVILAVATPLIWLNSQEEAHFLVPT, encoded by the exons ATGGGAAGGAATTTGAGTCCTGTGTTACGAAGAGAGCTTGAAAATCTCGACAAAGACGCGGATAGTCGCAAATCTGCGATGAGAGCATTAAAATCTTATGTGAAAGATTTGGATTTTAGGGCAATTCCTATGTTTCTTGCTCAAGTTTCTGAGACCAAGGAAACCGGTACTGTGTCCGGAGAATTCACAATTTCGCTGTATGAAGTTCTTGCTAGGGTTCATGGGGTTAAAATTGTTCCAATGATTGAAAGTATCATGCAATCCATAATTCAGACTCTAGCTTCGAGTGCAGGGTCTTTCCCTCTTCAACAAGCTTGTTCGAGGGTAGTTCCAGCTGTCGCTAGATATGGAATTGATCCAACGATGCCGGAGGATAAGAAGAAACATATAATTCATTCTATTTGTAAGCCTCTATCTGATTCCCTCACGAGTTCTCTGGATAGTTTGAGTTGCGGTGCAGCTCTTTGCTTGAAGGCTCTTGTTGATTCGGATAATTGGCggtttgcttctgatgaaatggtTAATAGGGTTTGCCAAAACGTTGCTGTAGCGTTAGAAGGAAAGTCTACTCAGACTAATTTGCATATGGGTTTGGTTATGTCATTAGCCAAGCATAACTCTTTGATCGTTGAAGCATATGCTCGACTGCTCATACAATCTGGGCTGCGCATGTTAAATGTCAGTGGAGAGTCTATGGATGGTAATTCTCAAAAGCGGTTCGCAGCTATTCAAATGGTGAACTACCTGATGAAGTGTTTAGATCCAAGGAGTATTTTCTCGGAGGTCGAACAAGTGATTGAGGAGATGGAGCAGTGTCAGTCTGACAAAATGGCGTTCATCAAAGGCGCTGCACTTGAAGCATTGCAAACAGCTAAGAAAGTTGCGAACGACAAAAAATTGAGAGGCATGAAGAGTCCTGCTTCAGTGACGGGTTCCAATTTTAGTCGGAGAGATTTCATGGATGGAGATAGTTCTTCAGGTGATGGAGACCGTACTCCCACATCTGATTCACCAGAGTCACGTACTCTCGAATACTTCCCTGGATATGGATCCCTGGCCGAGTCTCCTATTTCAACATGTCAGTCTATTCATAATTTGAACTATTCACGAAGGAGTGTCAATAGGAAGCTTTGGAGCCTTGAAAATGGAGGGGTTGATGTGTCTCTCAAGGACGGTCTGTTCTCAAGTGCAGAGGAGAGAAATGGTATGGATCACACGTTTCTGAATGGCGGAGATTTAACTGAGGAGTTTGCTTTCATCCCCAGAAGTCCTAGACATGGAATATCCAGAAGTACCAACACAAGTCCTCTC AGATCACACCCTCGCGTCAATGTTGACAGCATTCAGATTTTTGACACTCCAAAGAGGCTCATTCGCTCTCTTCAAGACCCAACCGATGAGAGTTCAGATTGTTCTGAAAAACCGGTTCGAAGGTACAAGAGTCTATCATCGGGCAACATTGACTGGAGTCCATCAGCTTATTCTAAATATGACCAGAGTGGTTTAGCAAATCACGACAAGTATGATGGCAAAGAGTACGGAAGCTCATGCGGTGACGGACAGTATCAAGGAGAATCAGAATCAGTCTCATCAACCGACGAACTTCCTGCTGATGCTGATAACCAGAGGCTTTCTGAAGAGGTTCGTGAAAGTAGAAAAGATCCACAAATTGTTCGCATGGAAAAGCCAATTCAAACGACAAAGCGCAGATTTGTTTGCGGACTCTCTTTCGTCATTCTTGCAGTGGCCACACCTTTAATTTGGCTCAATAGTCAAGAAGAAGCACATTTCCTTGTTCCTACATAA
- the LOC120575974 gene encoding cytochrome c oxidase subunit 3 — MIESQRHSYHLVDPSPWPISGSLGALATTVGGVMYMHSFQGGATLLSLGLIFILYTMFVWWRDVLRESTLEGHHTKVVQLGPRYGSIPFIVSEVMFLFAYFRASSHSSLAPTVEIGGIWPPKGIGVLDPREIPFLNTPILLSSGAAVTWAHHAILAGKEKRAVYALVATVSLALVLTGFQGMEYYQAPFTISDTFFLATGFHGFHVIIGTLLQSMIGQCILSKKKG, encoded by the coding sequence ATGATTGAATCTCAGAGGCATTCTTATCATTTGGTAGATCCAAGTCCATGGCCTATTTCGGGTTCACTCGGAGCTTTGGCAACCACCGTAGGAGGTGTGATGTACATGCACTCATTTCAAGGGGGTGCAACACTTCTCAGTTTGGGCCTAATATTTATCCTATATACCATGTTTGTATGGTGGCGCGATGTTCTACGTGAATCCACGTTGGAAGGACATCATACCAAAGTAGTACAATTAGGACCTCGATATGGTTCTATTCCGTTCATCGTATCGGAGGTTATGTTCCTTTTTGCTTATTTTCGGGCTTCTTCTCATTCTTCTTTGGCACCTACGGTAGAGATCGGGGGTATTTGGCCCCCAAAAGGGATTGGGGTTTTAGATCCTCGGGAAATCCCATTTCTTAATACCCCTATTCTCCTTTCATCCGGAGCAGCTGTAACTTGGGCTCATCATGCTATACTCGCGGGGAAGGAAAAACGAGCAGTTTACGCTTTAGTAGCAACCGTTTCACTGGCTCTAGTACTCACTGGCTTTCAAGGAATGGAATATTATCAAGCACCCTTCACTATTTCGGATACCTTTTTCTTAGCAACTGGCTTTCATGGTTTTCATGTGATTATAGGTACTCTTTTACAGAGTATGATCGGTCAatgtattttatcaaaaaaaaaaggttga
- the LOC25495868 gene encoding pentatricopeptide repeat-containing protein At4g13650 yields MLILRPFNFYSQLPFKFHTKPIFNNHKLLCGKFSFSAFSNTALNYAHNDDEIPEKENEMDGNASGIGYLHLMEQHGVRANSQTFLWLLEGCLNSRSFYDGLKLHGKILKMGFCDEVVLCERLIDFYLAFGDLNCAVNVFDEMPIRSLSCWNRIFNTFIAERLMGRVPGLFRRMLTKNVEFDERIFAVVLRGCSGNAVSFRFVEQIHAKTITSGFESSTFICNPLIDLYFKNGFLSSAKKVFENLKARDSVSWVAMISGLSQNGYEEEAMLLFCQMHTSGICPTPYIFSSVLSACTKVEFFEFGKQLHGLVLKQGFSSETYVCNALVTLYSRSGNLSSAEQIFHCMSQRDRVSYNSLISGLAQQGYINRALALFKKMNLDCQKPDCVTVASLLSACASVGALPNGKQFHSYAIKAGMTSDIVVEGSLLDLYVKCSDIKTAHEFFLACETENVVLWNVMLVGYGQLDNLNKSFQIFTQMQIEGIVPNQFTYPSILKTCTTLGATDLGEQIHTQVLKTGFQFNVYVSSVLIDMYAKHGKLDHALKIFRRLKENDVVSWTAMIAGYTQHDKFTEALNLFKEMQDQGIKSDNIGFASAISACAGIQALDQGRQIHAQSCLSGYSDDLSIGNALVSLYARCGKVREAYAAFDQIYAKDNVSWNSLVSGFAQSGYFEEALNIFAQMNKAGLEINSFTFGSAVSAAANIANVRIGKQIHGMIRKTGYDSETEVSNALITLYAKCGTIDDAERHFFEMPDKNEISWNSMITGYSQHGCGFEALKLFEDMKQLDVLPNHVTFVGVLSACSHVGLVDEGISYFRSMSEAHNLVPKPEHYACVVDLLGRSGLLSRAKRFVEEMPIQPDAMVWRTLLSACNVHKNIDIGEFAASHLLELEPKDSATYVLVSNMYAVSGKWDCRDRTRQMMKDRGVKKEPGRSWVEVDNSVHAFFAGDQNHPRADMIYEYLRGLDFRAAENGYVPRCNSLLSDAEIRQKDPTEIIHSERLAIAFGLLSLTSSTPLYVFKNLRVCEDCHNWIKHVSKITDRVIIVRDSYRFHHFKVGSCSCKDYW; encoded by the exons ATGTTAATCCTCCGTCCCTTCAACTTCTACTCTCAATTGCCATTCAAATTCCACACCAAACCCATTTTCAACAATCACAAG TTACTATGTGGAAAATTTAGTTTTTCTGCATTCAGCAACACTGCATTAAACTATGCACACAACGATGATGAAATTCCAGAGAAGGAGAATGAAATGGATGGAAATGCAAGTGGAATTGGTTACTTGCATCTCATGGAACAACACGGAGTTCGTGCAAATTCGCAAACTTTTTTATGGTTATTAGAAGGTTGTTTGAATTCTAGGTCGTTTTATGATGGTTTGAAGCTTCATGGGAAGATTCTGAAGATGGGTTTTTGTGATGAAGTGGTTTTATGTGAAAGGCTTATAGATTTTTATCTTGCATTTGGTGATTTGAATTGTGCCGTTaatgtgtttgatgaaatgcctaTTAGAAGCTTGTCTTGTTGGAATAGGATTTTTAATACGTTTATTGCAGAGAGGTTGATGGGCCGTGTTCCGGGTTTGTTCCGGCGAATGTTAACGAAAAATGTGGAGTTCGATGAGAGGATTTTTGCTGTGGTTTTGAGGGGTTGTAGTGGCAATGCAGTTTCTTTTCGCTTTGTTGAGCAAATACATGCTAAGACTATAACGAGTGGTTTTGAAAGTAGTACTTTTATATGTAATCCTTTGATTGAtctctattttaaaaatggttttttgaGTTCTGCTAAGaaggtttttgaaaatttaaaggCGAGGGATAGTGTTTCTTGGGTGGCTATGATATCCGGTTTATCGCAAAATGGGTATGAAGAAGAAGCAATGCTTCTGTTTTGTCAGATGCATACATCAGGAATCTGTCCCACTCCTTATATTTTTTCGAGCGTCCTAAGTGCCTGTACAAAAGTAGAATTTTTCGAGTTTGGGAAGCAGCTCCATGGCCTTGTTTTGAAGCAAGGATTCTCTTCCGAAACATATGTTTGCAATGCCCTTGTGACGTTATATTCCCGTTCCGGGAATTTGTCATCTGCGGAGCAGATTTTTCATTGTATGTCGCAAAGGGACAGAGTTTCATATAACTCACTCATCTCAGGTCTAGCGCAACAAGGATATATTAACAGAGCTTTAGCgttgtttaagaaaatgaatCTTGATTGCCAAAAGCCTGACTGTGTTACGGTTGCAAGTCTTTTGAGTGCCTGTGCATCAGTTGGAGCTCTTCCGAATGGAAAGCAATTCCATTCGTATGCGATAAAAGCTGGAATGACTTCAGACATCGTCGTGGAAGGTTCACTGCTTGATCTTTATGTAAAATGCTCGGATATAAAAACTGCACATGAATTTTTCCTTGCATGTGAAACCGAAAATGTGGTGTTGTGGAATGTGATGCTTGTAGGTTATGGCCAGTTAGACAATCTAAACAAATCGTTTCAAATATTTACACAGATGCAGATTGAAGGCATTGTACCTAATCAATTCACATATCCAAGTATTTTGAAAACTTGCACTACTTTGGGAGCTACTGATCTAGGAGAACAGATTCACACTCAAGTACTGAAAACCGGCTTCCAGTTCAATGTGTATGTCTCTAGCGTGCTTATTGACATGTATGCTAAACATGGAAAACTAGATCATGCACTGAAAATCTTTCGAAGACTAAAAGAAAACGATGTTGTTTCATGGACAGCTATGATTGCTGGTTACACACAACATGATAAGTTCACCGAAGCTCTTAACCTCTTTAAAGAAATGCAAGATCAAGGAATAAAATCTGATAATATAGGATTTGCAAGTGCAATAAGTGCATGTGCAGGTATCCAAGCACTTGATCAAGGACGGCAGATTCACGCACAGTCATGCCTATCTGGTTATTCAGATGATCTTTCAATTGGTAATGCACTTGTTAGTCTTTATGCTAGGTGTGGGAAAGTACGAGAAGCATACGCTGCTTTTGATCAAATATATGCCAAAGATAATGTATCATGGAACTCGTTGGTATCTGGTTTTGCACAAAGTGGTTATTTTGAGGAAGCGCTGAATATATTCGCTCAAATGAATAAAGCTGGACTAGAAATTAATTCATTCACGTTTGGCTCTGCGGTTAGCGCTGCTGCGAATATTGCTAATGTTAGAATAGGGAAGCAGATTCATGGTATGATTAGAAAAACTGGGTATGATTCAGAAACCGAGGTTTCTAATGCTTTGATCACACTATACGCTAAATGTGGTACAATTGACGATGCCGAGAGACATTTCTTTGAAATGCCTGACAAAAATGAGATTTCTTGGAATTCCATGATTACTGGTTATTCCCAACATGGTTGTGGATTTGAAGCACTGAAACTTTTTGAGGATATGAAACAGCTTGATGTATTGCCAAACCATGTTACATTTGTGGGAGTTTTATCGGCATGCAGTCATGTGGGTTTGGTGGATGAGGGAATTAGCTACTTCCGATCAATGAGTGAAGCTCATAACTTGGTGCCAAAACCTGAACATTATGCATGTGTTGTTGATCTTCTTGGGCGGTCTGGTCTTTTAAGCCGTGCAAAGAGGTTTGTGGAGGAGATGCCAATTCAACCAGATGCCATGGTGTGGAGGACCCTTTTAAGTGCTTGTAATGTTCATAAGAATATTGATATTGGAGAGTTTGCCGCGAGTCATCTTCTAGAACTGGAACCGAAAGATTCAGCAACATATGTTCTGGTTTCAAATATGTATGCAGTGTCGGGGAAATGGGACTGTAGGGATCGGACGAGACAAATGATGAAAGATCGAGGTGTTAAGAAAGAGCCTGGTCGTAGTTGGGTTGAGGTTGATAATTCAGTTCATGCATTTTTCGCCGGTGATCAAAATCACCCACGTGCAGATATGATATATGAATATCTCAGAGGCCTGGATTTTCGGGCAGCTGAAAATGGTTATGTACCTCGGTGCAACAGTCTTCTCAGTGATGCTGAAATACGTCAAAAGGATCCAACAGAAATCATTCACAGCGAGAGACTAGCAATTGCTTTTGGATTGCTCAGTTTGACTAGCTCCACTCCCTTATATGTTTTCAAAAATCTCCGTGTTTGTGAGGATTGCCACAACTGGATTAAGCATGTCTCTAAAATAACAGATCGAGTGATCATAGTGAGAGACTCATATCGCTTTCATCATTTCAAAGTTGGCAGTTGTTCGTGTAAAGATTATTGGTAA